In Daucus carota subsp. sativus chromosome 4, DH1 v3.0, whole genome shotgun sequence, one DNA window encodes the following:
- the LOC108216027 gene encoding polygalacturonase inhibitor yields the protein MKMNYLFSITFLVYFLSLSFPSNSERCNPQDKKVLLKIKQDLNNPYHLASWNPDTDCCDWYVVDCDPKTNRINALTVFQANISGQIPAAVGDLPYLENLVFRHITNITGQIPSAIGKLSRLTLVRISYTNITGPVPSFFSKLKALTYLDLSFNQLSGSIPPSLSLLPNLQALHLDRNRLTGMIPESFGAFAGSSPPDLYLSHNQLTGSVPKSLGNMNFTRIDLSRNQLQGDISFLFGKTKALENADFSRNLFEFDITKLEFPESLIALDWNHNKLQGNVPVALTTLGNLQQFNVSYNRLCGQIPVGGNLQSFTYAEYFHNRCLCGAPLPAC from the coding sequence ATGAAGATGAACTATCTCTTCTCCATAACGTTTCTTGTTTACTTCCTCTCCTTATCATTCCCTTCCAACTCTGAGAGGTGCAACCCCCAGGACAAGAAGGTGCTCTTGAAAATCAAGCAAGACCTTAACAACCCTTACCATTTGGCCTCGTGGAACCCCGACACCGACTGCTGCGACTGGTACGTCGTCGACTGTGATCCCAAAACCAACCGCATCAATGCACTCACCGTCTTCCAGGCCAACATCTCTGGCCAAATTCCTGCAGCTGTGGGAGACCTGCCTTATCTCGAAAATTTAGTGTTCCGCCATATCACTAACATCACAGGGCAAATTCCATCAGCCATCGGCAAGCTCTCCAGACTAACGTTGGTCAGAATCAGCTATACCAACATCACAGGACCTGTTCCTTCATTTTTCAGCAAACTCAAGGCCTTAACGTACCTCGATTTGTCTTTCAATCAGCTCTCTGGCTCAATCCCTCCGTCTCTATCCCTCCTCCCCAACCTCCAAGCTCTTCACTTGGACCGCAACAGACTCACTGGAATGATCCCCGAATCCTTTGGAGCTTTCGCGGGATCATCCCCACCCGACCTCTACCTCTCCCACAATCAACTCACAGGCTCTGTTCCAAAATCTTTAGGTAACATGAACTTCACAAGAATCGATTTATCACGGAACCAACTTCAAGGCGACATCTCATTCTTATTTGGCAAAACCAAGGCATTGGAGAACGCTGATTTCTCGAGGAACTTGTTCGAGTTTGATATCACGAAGCTCGAGTTTCCCGAGAGTCTGATTGCTCTGGACTGGAACCATAACAAATTGCAGGGTAATGTTCCAGTGGCATTGACTACACTGGGGAACTTGCAGCAATTCAATGTCAGCTATAACAGACTTTGTGGGCAGATTCCGGTGGGAGGCAACTTACAGAGCTTCACTTACGCAGAGTACTTTCATAACCGCTGCTTGTGTGGCGCTCCTTTGCCTGCGTGCTAG
- the LOC108216119 gene encoding outer envelope pore protein 16-3, chloroplastic/mitochondrial → MDPSEMRYLEDEDSSTMKVIKGATSGFVVGTIWGTIVATWHDVPRVERRVALPGLIRTLKMMGNHGATFAAIGGVYIGVEQLVLNYRTKRDFVNGAIGGFAAGATVLGLKGRSMSTAISAGAALATTSTLIDWGGQTTRIDNGKEYYPYTTKKRPNANVN, encoded by the exons ATGGATCCTTCTGAAATGAGGTATTTGGAAGATGAGGATAGCTCCACTATGAAAGTTATTAAAGGGGCTACATCGGGTTTTGTTGTTGGTACTATTTGGGGAACCATTGTTGCTACTTGGCATGACGTGCCTCGTGTTGAGAGAAGGGTTGCTCTTCCTGGATTGATTAGGACACTTAAGATGATGGGTAATCACGGGGCGACTTTTGCTGCCATCGGCGGAGTTTACATTGGTGTTGAACAGTTGGTGCTCAATTATAGGACGAAAAGGGACTTTGTGAATGGGGCTATTGGGGGGTTTGCTGCTGGTGCTACTGTTCTCGGTCTTAAAG gAAGGAGCATGTCGACTGCCATTTCTGCTGGCGCAGCTCTTGCAACTACATCGACGCTGATCGATTGGGGAGGACAAACCACAAGAATTGACAATGGAAAGGAGTATTACCCTTACACCACCAAGAAGAGGCCCAATGCCAATGTTAATTAA
- the LOC108219478 gene encoding polygalacturonase inhibitor, whose translation MKLFVIFLFYFFSLSLPSYSKRCNLKDEKVLLKIKLALNNPYHLASWIPDTECCNWYCVDCDPSTNRINALTIFQGNISGQIPAEVGDLPFLEILIFRHLTNVTGEIPSAIAKLSNLRMVRLSWTNLTGPVPSFFSQLKALTYLDLSFNQLSGSIPPSLSLLPNLAALHMDRNRLTGTIPESFGAFTGSSPPDLFLSHNQLTGSVPKSLGSLNFSRIDFSRNTLEGDISFLFGRNKTLEDADFSRILFEFDISKLEFPESLDTLDLNHNRLKGSVPEALTALENLQQFNISYNRLCGQIPVGGKLQSFTYTEYFHNRCLCGSPLPAC comes from the coding sequence ATGAAGCTCTTTGTTATTTTCCTCTTTTACTTCTTCTCCCTGTCATTACCTTCCTACTCAAAGAGGTGCAACTTAAAGGACGAAAAGGTCCTCTTAAAAATCAAGCTAGCCCTTAATAACCCATACCATTTGGCCTCATGGATCCCAGACACTGAGTGCTGCAACTGGTACTGTGTAGACTGTGATCCCAGCACCAACCGCATCAATGCCCTCACCATCTTCCAGGGTAATATTTCTGGACAAATCCCGGCTGAAGTCGGAGACTTGCCTTTTCTAGAAATACTAATTTTCCGTCATCTTACAAATGTAACCGGAGAAATACCATCAGCCATTGCCAAACTCTCCAACCTCCGGATGGTCCGACTCAGCTGGACCAACCTCACAGGACCTGTGCCTTCATTCTTTAGCCAGCTCAAAGCCTTGACATATCTAGACTTGTCGTTCAATCAGCTCTCGGGCTCGATCCCTCCCTCTCTATCTCTCCTTCCCAACCTCGCTGCTCTTCACATGGACCGCAACAGACTCACTGGAACAATTCCTGAATCCTTCGGAGCGTTCACTGGATCATCCCCGCCAGACCTCTTCCTCTCGCACAATCAACTCACAGGCTCGGTCCCAAAATCTCTAGGCAGTTTGAACTTCTCAAGAATCGATTTTTCTAGGAACACACTTGAAGGAGATATTTCTTTCTTGTTCGGGAGAAACAAGACATTGGAGGACGCAGATTTTTCGAGAATTTTGTTTGAGTTTGATATTTCGAAGCTTGAGTTTCCAGAGAGTTTAGATACTCTGGATTTAAACCATAACAGATTAAAGGGAAGTGTTCCAGAGGCGTTGACTGCACTGGAAAATTTGCAGCAATTTAACATCAGTTATAACAGACTGTGTGGGCAGATTCCTGTAGGAGGCAAATTACAGAGCTTTACTTACACTGAGTACTTTCATAACCGTTGCCTCTGTGGTTCTCCGTTACCTGCATGCTAG
- the LOC108219479 gene encoding large ribosomal subunit protein eL6x codes for MAPSTKTKVSRNPDLIRGVGKYSRSQMYHKRGLWAIKAKNGGVFPRHDAKPAAAEPVVKPPKYYPADDVKKPLANKRKARPTKLRASITPGTVLIILSGRFKGKRVVFLKQLASGLLLVTGPFKINGVPLRRVNQAYVIATSTKVDIAGVNVEKFDDKYFAKEVAKKNKKGEGEFFEAEKDEKKTLPAAKKEDQQGVDAVLLKSIECVPDLKTYLSARFSLMSGMKPHELVF; via the exons ATGGCACCCAGCACCAAGACCAAAGTGAGCCGCAACCCAGACCTCATCCGTGGGGTCGGCAAGTATTCTCGATCCCAAATGTACCACAAGCGTGGTCTCTGGGCCATCAAGGCCAAAAACGGCGGCGTTTTCCCCCGCCACGACGCCAAGCCTGCGGCGGCTGAGCCGGTTGTTAAGCCTCCCAAGTACTACCCAGCTGATGATGTCAAGAAGCCCTTGGCTAATAAGCGCAAGGCCCGGCCCACCAAGCTAAG GGCAAGTATTACACCGGGGACAGTGTTGATTATCTTGTCTGGGAGGTTTAAGGGCAAGCGTGTTGTGTTTCTGAAGCAGCTCGCATCTGGATTGCTTCTTGTTACTG GCCCATTTAAAATTAATGGCGTCCCTTTGAGACGTGTCAACCAAGCATATGTGATTGCTACATCTACCAAGGTTGACATTGCTGGTGTTAATGTTGAAAAGTTTGATGACAAATACTTTGCAAAGGAGGTAgcaaagaagaacaagaaaggaGAAGGGGAGTTTTTTGAGGCGGAGAAAGAT GAGAAGAAGACACTCCCAGCAGCTAAGAAGGAGGATCAGCAAGGGGTAGATGCAGTCTTGTTGAAGTCTATTGAGTGCGTACCAGACTTGAAGACGTACCTTAGTGCCAGATTTTCCCTTATGTCAGGAATGAAACCCCATGAGCTTGTTTTCTAA
- the LOC108216563 gene encoding bZIP transcription factor TGA10, whose product MASNSMNMQQLQQQQQQQQQSQDHHHNQYQQMSYGMMMQPVISSSTIINHAPNFVSSSHSKDGAGAYDLGELDQALFLYLDSQDPSSSTVQDQRHNSGMRPPTLNIFPSQPMHVDPSASKLQGSNMGLVSPATSGSKRSSEPSMELSNTKTEHPPPRPPTSAVGPPPPKAVKREGNNGAGRRGLTSSSEHDGPKTPDPKTLRRLAQNREAARKSRLRKKAYVQQLESSRMKLTQLEQDLQRARAQGAFMGGGGALLGAEQGLPLGMGNLSSDAVVFDMDYGRWLEEHHRLMCELRAAVQEHLPDNELQLYVDHCLAHFDEVMNLKSMLAKTDVFHLVSGNWKTPAERCFMWMGGFRPSELIKIIVNQIEPLTEQQLMGICGLQQSTQEAEEALSQGLDALNQSLSDVIVSDSLSSPPNMANYMGQMAMAMSKLSTLEGFVRQADSLRHQTIHRLHQLLTVRQAARCLLAIAEYFHRLRALSSLWVARPRQD is encoded by the exons ATGGCGTCGAATAGCATGAACATGCAACAAttacaacagcagcagcagcagcaacagcagAGTCAAGATCATCATCATAATCAGTATCAGCAGATGTCGTATGGGATGATGATGCAACCAGTTATCTCGTCGTCGACCATAATTAATCATGCGCCCAACTTCGT TAGCAGCAGCCACAGCAAAGATGGTGCAGGAGCATATGATTTAGGTGAATTAGATCAAGCACTTTTTCTTTACCTTGACAGTCAAGACCCATCCTCCTCTACTGTCCAAGATCAAAGAC ATAACTCTGGGATGAGACCACCAACACTGAACATATTTCCTTCTCAACCAATGCATGTAGATCCATCAGCCTCCAAGCTACAA GGAAGTAATATGGGGTTGGTTTCGCCAGCAACGAGCGGGTCGAAGAGATCATCTGAGCCGTCCATGGAGTTATCTAACACGAAAACGGAACATCCTCCTCCTCGTCCACCTACATCTGCTGTTGGACCTCCACCGCCCAAAGCTGTCAAG CGTGAAGGAAACAATGGCGCAGGGCGGCGGGGTCTGACATCGAGTTCAGAGCATGACGGACCCAAAACTCCAGACCCTAAG ACATTAAGGAGATTAGCTCAAAATAGGGAGGCAGCTAGGAAGAGCAGGCTGAGGAAAAAG GCGTATGTGCAGCAGCTAGAGTCAAGTAGGATGAAACTTACTCAACTAGAACAAGATTTACAAAGAGCTAGAGCCCAG GGAGCTTTTatgggtggtggtggtgctctTCTAGGAGCGGAACAAGGACTTCCTCTCGGCATGGGGAACCTTAGCTCAG ATGCCGTCGTGTTTGATATGGATTATGGAAGGTGGCTTGAAGAGCACCACCGATTAATGTGTGAGCTCCGAGCAGCAGTGCAAGAGCATTTACCAGACAACGAGCTCCAACTCTATGTGGATCACTGCCTGGCACATTTTGATGAGGTGATGAACCTGAAAAGCATGCTCGCGAAAACTGATGTTTTCCATCTTGTTTCTGGAAACTGGAAGACTCCAGCCGAACGTTGTTTCATGTGGATGGGAGGCTTCCGCCCTTCAGAACTCATCAAG ATAATCGTGAACCAGATCGAGCCATTGACAGAGCAACAACTGATGGGAATATGTGGACTGCAACAGTCAACACAGGAGGCAGAAGAAGCACTGTCACAAGGACTTGATGCTCTCAATCAATCACTCTCAGATGTCATTGTTTCTGATTCTCTCAGCTCTCCACCAAACATGGCCAACTACATGGGTCAGATGGCCATGGCCATGTCTAAGCTCTCCACTCTTGAAGGTTTCGTTCGACAG GCGGATAGTCTGAGACACCAGACAATTCATCGGCTGCATCAGCTCTTAACGGTTCGTCAAGCAGCGAGATGTTTGTTGGCTATTGCAGAATACTTTCATCGCCTCCGCGCTCTCAGCTCTCTTTGGGTGGCGCGTCCGCGTCAAGATTAA
- the LOC108216330 gene encoding uncharacterized protein LOC108216330, which produces MAEEDDDYLGDLSRFLPPEASLPPKKVATSTSNKVPILQTSNKRPKTLNWQEHRKLKREKQQKVEDQLTLANIESAIPQSNIGFKMLRQMGYTPGSALGKEGSGIAEPVGIEIRRGRGGLGREDPETEKMKREEKRVFRERVNEQELMAEFGSRQKEQWRSKRVVINFKKGKAALDQLENKEVVVEEKEEGDEKDGDEEEEEEEVITEEDLKDVLMKLRDEFRYCLFCGYQYESMEALNSNCPGIDEDDH; this is translated from the exons ATGGCggaagaagatgatgattaCTTGGGCGACCTCTCTCGTTTTCTACCTCCCGAAGCTTCTCTCCCTCCCAAAAAG GTTGCTACTAGTACTAGTAATAAAGTCCCAATTTTACAGACTTCAAATAAGAGACCCAAAACATTAAACTGGCAAGAACATCGAAAATTAAAGAGAGAAAAGCAACAGAAAGTAGAGGACCAGCTAACCCTAGCTAACATAGAATCAGCTATTCCCCAATCCAACATTGGGTTCAAGATGTTAAGGCAAATGGGTTACACCCCTGGTTCGGCTCTCGGGAAAGAGGGGTCGGGTATTGCTGAGCCGGTGGGGATTGAGATTAGGCGGGGGCGGGGCGGGTTAGGAAGGGAGGATCCTGAGACGGAGAAGATGAAGAGAGAGGAGAAGAGGGTTTTTAGAGAGAGGGTGAATGAGCAGGAGTTGATGGCGGAGTTTGGGAGTAGGCAGAAGGAGCAGTGGCGGAGTAAGAGGGTTGTGATTAATTTTAAGAAAGGGAAGGCGGCTTTGGATCAGTTGGAGAATAAGGAGGTTGTGGTGGAAGAGAAGGAGGAGGGTGATGAGAAGGATGGCGATgaagaggaggaagaagagGAAGTCATTACAGAGGAG GATCTGAAAGATGTTTTGATGAAGCTAAGAGATGAATTCCGCTACTGCCTCTTTTGCGGATATCAG TATGAATCAATGGAGGCTCTCAATTCCAATTGCCCTGGGATCGATGAAGATGACCACTAA
- the LOC108219156 gene encoding uncharacterized protein LOC108219156 codes for MTEPDSVETSTSSPANPTPTQPSIYIHPRREPFEHGLVPIPKLIFTDAFQTLAAHKVKLISLANESNHRVNSAAIAETLQISPENARLVIEIIASVLHSESDPLVNAKPSEIESVGVDVYDLILFLYIQSYKRLLPRGHRDSPAVTDVWPSTSAFDGFLSALSPLQLVRSNSRKFMPSQADEEAHQLSYLQKHLGNLVSLLSDSTEGEGDDSLVLKMENFEHLGFLIFFGEKGSENVPLCQNAPFFANSDPDMPAVPVPAPQVHDWLLENISSALEHIAERVSTKENGPTSSSDPDVPMADVSPISAKSTTFTRGPSFIEGISKSSCLKRESDLQGSSVKVVNCHESVIYILAPLRYATLYGCSDTTIVLGAVGKAVRVEHCERVHVITAARRICIANCRECVFFLGINQQPLIVGDNHKLQVAPYNTYYSQLEDHLNQVGVDTTLNRWAEPLALGIVDPHDSLSHPVGVSDVQTESASPVDPDLFTSFLIPNWFDGESSGSTKDNPFPLPDAYVKSQQKNHENLGELKNALKETQLEDSKKRELSTALHASFKDWLYASGNIRQLYCQQND; via the exons ATGACCGAGCCCGACTCAGTGGAAACCTCAACATCATCTCCCGCAAATCCAACGCCTACGCAACCATCAATCTACATACATCCGCGACGCGAGCCTTTCGAACACGGACTCGTCCCGATTCCCAAACTCATCTTCACCGATGCTTTTCAAACCCTAGCTGCTCATAAGGTCAAGCTCATTTCTCTGGCGAACGAATCTAATCACCGAGTTAACTCGGCCGCGATAGCTGAGACGCTCCAGATCTCTCCGGAGAATGCGAGGCTTGTGATTGAGATAATTGCGTCGGTTTTGCACTCGGAATCGGATCCGCTTGTTAATGCGAAGCCGTCGGAGATTGAATCGGTCGGTGTGGATGTGTATGATCTGATTTTGTTCTTGTATATACAGTCGTATAAGCGGTTGCTTCCCCGTGGACATAGGGATTCACCTGCTGTAACTGATGTTTGGCCTTCTACTTCCGCTTTCGATGGATTCTTATCGGCTCTTTCTCCATTGCAG CTTGTCCGCAGTAACAGCCGTAAATTTATGCCGTCGCAAGCAGATGAAGAGGCTCACCAGCTATCTTATCTACAGAAACATTTGGGCAACCTTGTCTCCCTTTTGTCTGATTCCACTGAGGGGGAAGGCGATGATTCATTG GTGTTGAAAATGGAAAATTTCGAGCACCTTggctttttgatattttttggtGAAAAAGGATCAGAGAATGTTCCATTGTGCCAGAATGCTCCATTTTTTGCCAATTCGGATCCTGACATGCCTGCTGTTCCTGTTCCTGCACCACAAGTCCATGATTGGCTTCTAGAGAACATTTCTTCTGCATTGGAACATATAGCTGAAAGAGTTTCTACAAAAGAAAATGGACCAACCAGTTCCTCTGACCCAGATGTCCCAATGGCTGACGTGTCTCCTATTTCTGCAAAGTCCACAACCTTCACTCGGGGTCCAAGTTTCATTGAGGGAATCTCGAAGTCATCATGCTTGAAGCGGGAATCTGATCTGCAAGGCTCTTCCGTGAAG GTTGTCAATTGTCACGAATCAGTTATTTACATTTTGGCTCCTTTGAGATATGCTACATTGTATGGATGCTCTGACACAACTATAGTTCTGGGGGCTGTAGGCAAG GCTGTAAGAGTTGAACATTGTGAACGAGTTCATGTGATTACAGCAGCTAGAAGAATCTGTATTGCCAATTGTCGGGAGTGTGTATTCTTTTTGGGGATAAATCAGCAACCACTTATTGTTGGTGATAACCATAAACTACAG GTAGCTCCATATAATACATATTACTCACAGCTGGAGGATCACTTGAATCAAGTAGGTGTCGATACTACTCTTAATAGATGGGCTGAACCTCTGGCGCTGGGCATAGTTGACCCACATGATTCATTATCTCATCCCGTGGGCGTCTCTGATGTTCAGACTGAGTCTGCCTCCCCTGTTGACCCAGATCTTTTTACCAGTTTTTTG ATTCCGAATTGGTTTGACGGAGAATCTTCTGGATCTACAAAAGACAATCCATTTCCTCTTCCAGATGCTTATGTGAAATCCCAACAAAAAAAT CATGAAAATCTTGGGGAACTCAAGAATGCGTTGAAGGAAACACAGCTTGAGGATAGCAAGAAACGAGAACTTTCGACTGCACTCCATGCCTCCTTCAAGGACTGGTTATATG CTTCAGGAAACATCAGACAACTATATTGTCAACAAAATGATTAA